DNA sequence from the Leopardus geoffroyi isolate Oge1 chromosome A3, O.geoffroyi_Oge1_pat1.0, whole genome shotgun sequence genome:
tgtatatattttttaagatttttttatttaattttttttgaatgtttgtttattttgagagagagagagagagagagagagcgagcacatgcagggaaggagcagagagagagggagagaatcccaagcaggctctgagctgtcagcgcagagcccgatgcggggccccaTCTCATGAACTGgaaaatcatgacccgagcggaaaccatgagtcagatgcttaacccactgagcagccacccaggcgccctgcaaatacatttttttttaaagtacggCGTGGGACACAACAGTGGGCACAACGGACCAAGTCTTTAGTCTCATCAAACAGACATTCTAGTGGAAAAATTGACAATAAATATGTAACATGAAACTGGGTGGTTATATATGCAATGCAGAAAAGCGTAGCAGTAGGAGGGTGCCAGTGAAGAGCGGCTCCGCTTGAAATGGAGGGGAGATGTTCAGGGAGAGGCCGGAATGACTGTGTGCAGATTTGAGGAGGAGTGTCCCCAGCAGAGGGAACTGCAAAGGCAAATGCCAGGAGGTAGGAACCTGCCTGGCATGTTGTAGAAAAAGctgagtgagcaagggagagaagagCTTAGGGGTTCTAGAGGTGGCCGGCCGCTGCCACACGTGTATTTCAGTGTACTTTCGGGAGTGTATCTGTTGGGTGACTTATTGGCAGTGCAGTTGTTGACTGTGTGCCTTTGCCAGATTTTCTCCCCCAAAGCTTAATCTTTCTGATCTTTAGTTTTCCTGGTAAATTAAAGGCTTCGATAGCAATCCCCCACTTCAGAGTACTTTGGGATCATCAAGCAAAATATTGGATTTGAGCTAGGTATGCACTAAGGGGCTGTACATGTGGTAGTTATGAATTAATTGAATTGGCTAGGAAGTGGCCTTTTTCTAGGGCCTTTATGGCCAGGGTTTCCTGGTGtcttgccttttttatttccctATGGCTTCCTTGCTCAGTCTGATTTTGACGATAAAAGATTTCCTCCCTTTGTTTACATGGTTTATTTTGCAGCAGACAGgctttaggattgtttttctggagtgagatgggggtggggagttgggtTTAGGGTATTACTTCAGGGCCCTCCCTGGATGGTGGTGGATATCTTCTTATTCTTTAATTAGTCATCTTCTGGAAGACTAAGAAGTGGAAAATTTTAAAGTGGTTTCCAAATTGTGACTCTAGGCTGTAGTCTGAGGTTAAACACTGAGAAGCCCAGGTTGCTGGCGACACTTTGTTTTCAGGAATTGGAGCTCGCAAGCAGAACAAAGCAGCCCCCACAGGGGAGTGATCGCAGGGCTTGTGAGGAGCTTTGCCCGGCCCCTCTGGAAGTAACTTGTGAATCATAGAGGCCAACTGTTTAGTCCGTCTTGGTTTACGTCCTGAAAGCAGGTTCTCTATGGCAGCGCTGGCCAGTGCAACTATCTAGGTAGATGGAGATGGTCTCTgatctgtgctgtccagtacaGTGGCCACTGGACCCATGTGGCTGTCGAGGACTCAGAACagctagtgcaactgaggaacagaattttaaattttgtttagttttaattaattaaaacttaaGAGGGTgctgggagaaagaaagaaagaaactttaaatagCCACACATCTTTATGGTTACGTATTGCCCAGCGCAGTTCTAGGCTGTTGCCCTTACGCCCAGCCTGACGTCGAGCTCTCCAATGTTGCTCCAGGAATCTGAGGCCTTATTCTTGCCTCTGATCAGGGACCCCCCAGCCCCAAGTCCATAAAGTCCTTTCTGTTGTCTCTAGCTTCCTTCGTACTTTCTGGAGGGGTGAACACCCGTGTTGTACAATACATAGAACCTGCTGTCACGTTCTCCAGTCGTTTCCTTTCTGCATCTTCTCCGCAGCTGGGTTGAGATCTTCCTGGAACCGGCCACGTCTTTGTGTATCCCTTTTGCCCGTTGATGCCTACTGCCAATTGATTACTGATTTGTCCTTTTTAACTGCTTTCTCCCCTGTTTCCCAGGTGCCTTGAAGAAGAGTCTCACAGCTGATCAGGTCCGGGCTGATTTCATAACTCTGGGTAGGTCATCACCGAGGGAGGTTGCTCAGGGTGACAGGCCCAGTGGCTCTTTATGATGTTAaaatctccttctcttctcttataGGTCTTAGTGAGGAGAAAGCCACTTACTTTTCTGAAAAGGTATCATAATTCCTCTTAATCAAGGTTAATTAagattgtttgcttttatttcatgaatagaaacaaatgagaaatgcCGACTAAGGAGAAACCACTCATCATTATGTGTTATTTCCCCAGCTTACTggttttcatttgatttcatGCAAATAACATACATACAGCATTTAAATGGCACTATTTGGTGCATCTCTAATTTTTTGCCTCTGATTTGTCTGACTTTAATTGTCATACAGTTTTTGTTCCAATTTGGAACAAATCttggaatgaaagaaaacatttaggggcacctgggtggctcagttggttgagtttccgacttcagctcaggtcatgatctcatggttcgtgagttcgagccctgtgtcggctctctcctgtcagcatggagcctgctttggatcctctgtcctcctctgcctctcaaaagtaaataaaacattaaaagaagaaaaacatttatatcGTCTTCTGCCCCTCTTTGCTTCCCACATCCCCCAGATCTGTGCCTATAGGCCAGGCCCTTAGTTCTGCATTCTTCGCCTTGtctgtataaataaatacattgccGTGTTGGGGGCAGAATGAAGAAGGGGGATTTTCCCCATTGTTATGACTTtggctttttgcttttgtttcagtgGAAGCAGAATGCCCCCACCCTTGCTCGATGGGCCATAGGACAGACTCTGATGATTAACCAGCTTATAGATATGGAGTGGAAATTTGGAGGTAACTAGTTAGAGCCGGTCCTGGGTCATTTGGGGGATGTAGGGCGGGGGTGCAGAGGCTTTCAGATAGCTTCCAGGGGGAGGACAGGTCCTCAGTCCTCAAAGACGATTGGGGCCAGCAGCGGCTGCTCTGTATTGCCATTGGGCAGCTGTTTCTATCCATGGCTCTCAGTAAGTTGACTTCCTGAAGAGCACATTTTGCTGTCCTCATACTCATCCCCACACGGCTTCTTCTGGACAGCCTGCAAGATTGGGGTATTCAGAGTCCGTTGTCAACCCATCACTTATTACTTTTGTCTCTTGTGTCACAGTGACATCCGGGAGCAGTGAACTGGAAAAAGTGGGAAGTATTTTTTTACAAGTAAGTTTCCTGATCTATGAAAATGGGTAGATTTTTGACTtggttaataattataaaatcgacattggatttttttttaatacccagtTTGGATGTGGAGGTCCTGTGTATCTCCGAGCAGTATTGTCAGCCAAAAATGTGGCCACTGACAAGCCTACTCTCGGATTAATAGGATCCTGACATTGTTCTTAAAAGCTCGATTGTTCTGTAATCATGCAAATTGTTAGAAGTTTCAGTGATAGACGCCCAGACCGCTCCCGTCTGACTGACTCTCAAGTCCGAAGCTGGATGCTTTGATATTTAAGTGGAAGGATTTCAAGAATTTCTTTGCCCAGTTGtcatcattttaatttcagctttttatttcttctttttttaatcagttaaaGTTGGTGGTTAAGAAAGGAAATCAGACTGAAAACTTGTACATAGGTGAGTCCGAATTCCCATTTGAGCCTTTTCACTCTTCCCGCGTTCTCCTCAGTCTGTGGGCTCGTGAAGCACCACAAATCATTTCTTCTAGCACAAAGTCATAACCGAGCTGTGGAGGAGCCATTCCGCTGCCTCTCCTCTCGTAAATAATAAGCCGTCGGCAGGTTGGAGACCCCACAGTTGAAGGGCCTCTTTGAAAAAGGGAAAGCGCAGGGAGAAGGGACGGCAAGACTGAAGCGCAAGCAGCCCTTGCTGCAGAAGTCGCGTTGAGCGTCCTGACTAATGCCCTTTCGTCTCTGTGCTGTGGAGTTAGGCCGCTTTTAAGTTCTGTATGGAGCCGAGAGAACCCTTCTCTGTTCAAGGCTCTCAGTTCTTTATTGTGGTCAATTACCCATCAAGAGCTGCTTAGATGTACgaagtcaaaaaagaaacaaaaaactctttGGGTGGAAATTCGTTTTCTCGGATGATTCTGTGGAGTTGGAAACACGTACCTGAAGCTGAATTTTCTCTCCCCAGAATTAACCTTGCCCCAGTTCTACAGCTTCCTGCACGAGATGGAGCGGGTCAGAGCCAGCATGGAGTGTTTCAGCTGATGTCtggcccccttccctgccccctccccttccatgGGTGGCTGCTCTGAGAGGCGCCTCACCCACAGGCCTGTGGGGTGCTGATAACAGCCCTGCTTGCTTCTCGGGAGCCCAGGTGCAAAGGTTTCTGGAAAACAACAGGATTAAGTACTTaaagagccctacgcggggcttacTCTGTGTATTACTCTGTGAATTACTCTGTGAATCCTTTGTGAAGGGAACCTCCAGCACCTATATCTCCCAGGACACTTTTTAGGTATTCAGACAGGCTATTGCTTCTCAGATTCAGGGGAGGAAATCAGTTGTCACTTCCCCATCAAAGTTTCAGAGTAAACAGATGGTGCCATCACTCAAGATGCCCGCTgatcaccctcccctccaaaaaGCAAGGGCTTATTTATGGCTGAGGAAGAGGCGGACTCGATGGCTGACACACGTGGGGAGCCCCAGCAATCTGTGTGCGCCCTGCCTCGGTGGTGGTGGCGGCGGTGGTGGTGCATGGCTAATCAGTTTTGAACGGGGCACCTGTGTATAAATACTTGCTTCGTCTGCTCAGAAAAGAACCGAGGCCAACCTCTGTCCTCGTTTCGGGTTGTGCCCTGTTGTGTTGTAATGAGGCTATTTTAGCTTGTTTTGGTTCAGGCTGACCTTCTCTGTTGGTTAGATGTTGAATAAAAAAGGTTCTGAAGAAAAGGTGTGAATCCAGTTGTCTCTGTGCATGGATGAAAGAGTCATCTGCCTCGCAGAACACTGTTGCTCTAATGTGCAACGCTTATTTTCCCGGTTTTGGGGAAGGCCCTGCATCTTCTGTGAAACTGTCGTCCAAAGTTGGAATGTGTAAGAGCAGTTCAGGGGAGATTCAGGttaaaaacattacaaagatCGTAGCATATGAATGCTTTGTGTTCCCCTGACTCTGGGCCCCCACCTCGTATGTGATTTCTCCCCTCCTGCCTCATCCCTTCtcgggaatttttttaaattgagcatAGGTGATACATGGCCGTGATCGTGTAGTGGTTAGTACTCTGCGTCGGGAGTAGATAATACGTGCCCGTGGTTCAGAAGGTACATTGTGAAGTAATTTGTGCCTCGCGCCCATTCCCTAGTTCCCTGGTGCCTttccccagaggtaaccactgttaCAGTTTATTCTGTGCCCTTCTGGACTCTTTTCCTGCGTTTGCAAATACACAGGCATAGGGTCTGATTTTCTTCCCACACAAGTGGGAAGTACACACTGCATCCTGCgtactttgctttgttttctacttACCCTGGAAATCGTTCCACATCAGAACAGAGAGAGCAGCCCtctgtaacaaatgtatcatgtTTCTTCACATGGATGATTTATTTAACCGGTTTCCTGCTGGTAGGTGTTTAGGTTGgttccattctttttctcatattaatGATGCTGCATCTGAATATTTTTGTAGGTATGTCATTTTGCATGTGTGGAAGTGTATTTATAAggtaaacaaatgggtgtggcaTTGCTGGGTCAAAGAATATGTGCATTTATCAAAGAgtatgaaaaggaataaaacaaaaagttcttCTGCCTTATCCCATTTACTCAGTTTCCCTACTACTCTCCTCCAACAGATAATCCCTgctgttagtttcttttttgtttttaatttttttaatgttttattttatttttgagagagaaagaacacgaacgaggtggggaggggcagagagagagggagacacagaatctgaagcaggctctgagctgtcagcgcagagccatgagatcgtgatctaaGCCGATGTCGGACAtcagcttaaccagctgagccacccaggcgccccatgctgtTAGTTTCTTAAGTATCCTTCCAGAGGgtttttccccaaaatataaccaatgagaatttaaatgtttactctttttgttttatatacagaTGATTATACACTATATGTACTATCCTTAATATATCTTGGAGAACTTTCCATGTCAGTATATAAAGTGCATTCTTTCCTGTGGCTGTAGCATATTCACAGAACCGTAGACAGACAGATTGATTGACTTTCAAggattggctcacatgattgtggAGATTTGGTAAAGTCTGCAGgataggggtatctgggtggctcagttggaagagcatgagacccttgaccttggggttgtgagttcgagccgcacattaggtgtagagattactagaaaaataaataaactttaaaaatatataaagtaaaaaaatctgCGGGATAGGCTGGAAGAATTTCTTCTTGCTGGGGGAGGTAGGGAtatccgtctttttttttttttctttttttaatgtttatttatttttgagagagagcatgagcaaaggaggggcagagagagagggagacagaatttgaagcagggcccaggctctgagctgtaagcacagagcccgatgcagggctcagacccacaaaccacaagatcatgacctgagccagagtcatgCTGTacctactgagcaacccaggcacccctgaggaatcagtctttgttctattaaggccttcaactgattggatgaggcccacccacactatGAAGGAGAATCTGCTTTACTCTCATATAAAagtccaccaatttaaatgttaatctcataaaaaaaaaaaagtttcacagaaacattcagaataatatttgaccaaatatttggCCCTAGCAGGCCAGCCaagttaatacataaaattaaccattacagtGCCAAACTGACATATAGAGATTGTTCCAATGTATGCAAGATTACCAAA
Encoded proteins:
- the COMMD7 gene encoding COMM domain-containing protein 7 isoform X2, translating into MGRLHCTQDPVPEAVGGDMQQLNQLGAQQFSALTEVLFHFLTEPKEVERFLAQLSEFATTNQISLGPLRSIVKSLLLVPNGALKKSLTADQVRADFITLGLSEEKATYFSEKWKQNAPTLARWAIGQTLMINQLIDMEWKFGVTSGSSELEKVGSIFLQLKLVVKKGNQTENLYIELTLPQFYSFLHEMERVRASMECFS
- the COMMD7 gene encoding COMM domain-containing protein 7 isoform X1, translated to MGRLHCTQDPVPEAVGGDMQQLNQLGAQQFSALTEVLFHFLTEPKEVERFLAQLSEFATTNQISLGPLRSIVKSLLLVPNGALKKSLTADQVRADFITLGLSEEKATYFSEKWKQNAPTLARWAIGQTLMINQLIDMEWKFGVTSGSSELEKVGSIFLQLFISSFFNQLKLVVKKGNQTENLYIELTLPQFYSFLHEMERVRASMECFS